One genomic segment of Catalinimonas alkaloidigena includes these proteins:
- a CDS encoding heavy-metal-associated domain-containing protein, whose protein sequence is MKKIGIIVALTIFSFSSSMAQLIKVDQEVFGMDCAPCAYGLERGLKKMDGLESVKVSLNDGKAYLTLATDNELTLQKIQKEVKNNGFSAKSAEVILQGELQQKGNHWQVNVNNETFQIDSDTEGRITTAMKPGTVKLKGLVHDEEEDNVENLWKIEVTEIY, encoded by the coding sequence ATGAAAAAGATAGGAATAATAGTAGCATTAACCATTTTCAGCTTCAGTAGTTCAATGGCTCAGTTGATCAAAGTAGATCAGGAGGTATTTGGAATGGACTGTGCTCCGTGTGCCTATGGTCTGGAGCGTGGGCTCAAGAAAATGGATGGGCTGGAAAGTGTAAAAGTAAGCCTCAATGACGGCAAAGCTTATCTTACGCTTGCTACCGACAATGAACTTACCTTGCAAAAAATCCAGAAAGAAGTGAAGAATAATGGATTTTCAGCCAAAAGTGCGGAAGTAATTTTGCAAGGCGAGTTACAGCAAAAAGGAAATCACTGGCAGGTCAATGTAAACAACGAGACCTTTCAGATAGATTCAGATACTGAGGGCAGGATTACTACAGCTATGAAACCTGGAACGGTAAAGCTAAAAGGATTAGTTCACGATGAAGAAGAAGACAATGTGGAAAATTTATGGAAAATTGAGGTAACAGAAATCTATTAG
- a CDS encoding thioredoxin family protein — MKRQVEIFTANCPVCDPVVQIVKDLACEQCEITIYDLVKQCEDKTCLSKLEEYGIKKVPAIAVNGSLLSCCENQGISKEELIKAGIGQG, encoded by the coding sequence ATGAAAAGACAAGTAGAAATATTTACAGCAAACTGCCCTGTTTGCGATCCGGTAGTTCAAATAGTGAAAGATTTGGCATGTGAGCAATGTGAGATCACAATTTATGATTTGGTAAAACAGTGTGAGGACAAAACCTGTCTGAGCAAGCTGGAAGAATATGGAATCAAAAAAGTACCTGCTATTGCTGTGAATGGCTCACTTTTATCCTGCTGTGAAAATCAGGGGATTTCTAAAGAAGAGCTGATCAAAGCGGGTATAGGACAAGGGTAA